A window of Leptospira fainei serovar Hurstbridge str. BUT 6 contains these coding sequences:
- a CDS encoding methyl-accepting chemotaxis protein: protein MQGISKDINRFTLRFILFTEVIGYTVAVPIGLLLFYLVLDLDAKQTRNLIFSAATVSAALLAYTFFATRWKLSPLLNYRNQFATGAVNRDTVFKAQRALFRLPFIHSIDVGLRMFLGGAITAILFDYLSPETGADIYNLFGILLFITASLAMHFYLATDRLKDNLSRTDLFGSIDSGSLVKLSLNRTLSLTFFFIVFVLSIGVSTVVYKLTYNSIRIAYFGQMKNISQTLDLLTETLYREAESEAKDVTENRNIVFQLSKFQYKDASESLNRFLLTSVKFEGIAVWTEETDSYRKLSSSGTLVEEPSAYVNQFALPAPKELKVILEKNGIYLTEPGASSVTGAPVILYIKELQIPNGPKSFAVFSFKIGDLTTWILQSIKVGKTGYPGIMSPKMTFLNHINPSFRLKNIQEFSFRDAFTGSVDDVPVRYTLDGIFKFMIYKTNQKYGFKSFVAVENEEISNQALNTALYMIAISFVGLIFVGALIYFVLTKNLQPLKESRDLIEKMAEGDLGHTISVFSRNEIGEMSISINEFNKKVKNVLGKISDASSNLASSSEEMSATLRSISDNAQGQAASAEEISASIEEISAGMDSISYQTEEQVRLLDRLGGEMNEFSASIRNTSKNVEDTLGQVKRITEDAKKGGKTLELTNASIGKISRSSEEISGVIEIITNISEQIHLLALNAAIEAARAGNAGKGFAVVADEISKLADKTSNSTKDIEEIIQSNEAEIGIGVGNIKETVAVIGGIIRDIQIIYDRMSEVSSFMGEQLKRNESVNRSGVEVKSRSDSIRAAVQEQKLAIEEIARTISNINDLTQSNAASSEELSSSSVGLANLAEDLKKDSGYFHF from the coding sequence ATGCAAGGTATTAGTAAGGATATTAACAGATTCACACTTCGTTTCATCCTTTTTACGGAAGTAATCGGCTACACTGTCGCAGTTCCGATCGGTCTTCTCCTTTTTTACCTTGTCTTGGATTTAGACGCTAAGCAAACCCGAAACCTGATTTTTTCCGCCGCTACAGTATCTGCAGCTTTGCTAGCATATACCTTCTTTGCGACTCGTTGGAAACTTTCACCTCTTTTAAATTATAGAAACCAATTCGCGACAGGTGCAGTAAATCGAGATACCGTTTTTAAAGCGCAAAGGGCGTTATTCCGACTTCCGTTTATTCACTCGATCGACGTCGGTTTACGAATGTTTTTGGGAGGAGCAATCACAGCTATCCTCTTCGATTATCTTTCTCCGGAAACCGGCGCGGACATTTACAATCTTTTCGGGATTCTTCTGTTCATCACGGCCAGTTTGGCGATGCATTTTTACCTCGCGACGGATCGCCTAAAGGACAATTTAAGCCGTACCGACCTATTCGGATCCATCGATTCCGGCTCTCTAGTTAAACTAAGCTTAAATAGAACTTTATCCTTAACGTTTTTCTTTATCGTGTTCGTACTATCGATCGGAGTTTCGACGGTGGTTTATAAACTTACCTATAATTCGATTCGAATCGCTTATTTCGGACAGATGAAGAACATTTCTCAAACGCTAGACCTGCTAACGGAAACTCTCTATCGTGAGGCGGAATCGGAAGCGAAGGACGTGACCGAAAACCGAAACATAGTATTCCAATTATCGAAATTTCAATATAAGGACGCTTCCGAATCTTTAAATCGGTTTCTACTAACTAGCGTAAAATTCGAAGGAATCGCGGTTTGGACGGAAGAAACGGACAGCTACAGGAAATTGTCCTCAAGCGGAACTTTGGTCGAAGAGCCTTCAGCCTATGTGAATCAATTCGCTCTTCCGGCCCCAAAAGAACTAAAAGTCATTCTGGAGAAAAACGGAATCTACCTAACCGAACCGGGTGCCTCCTCCGTCACAGGCGCTCCGGTCATTCTTTACATAAAAGAGTTACAAATTCCGAATGGTCCTAAATCGTTTGCAGTCTTTTCCTTTAAAATCGGCGACCTGACTACCTGGATCCTGCAGTCGATCAAGGTAGGAAAGACCGGCTATCCCGGGATCATGTCTCCGAAGATGACCTTCCTAAATCATATTAACCCTTCGTTTCGACTCAAGAATATTCAAGAATTTTCGTTTAGGGATGCGTTTACGGGAAGCGTGGACGACGTGCCTGTTCGGTATACTCTTGACGGGATCTTTAAGTTTATGATCTATAAAACGAATCAGAAATACGGGTTTAAATCCTTCGTTGCGGTGGAAAACGAGGAGATTTCTAATCAGGCTTTAAACACCGCCCTCTATATGATCGCGATCTCTTTCGTAGGATTAATTTTCGTGGGCGCTTTGATTTATTTCGTCCTAACTAAAAATTTGCAACCCTTGAAAGAGAGCCGGGACCTAATCGAGAAGATGGCCGAAGGGGATTTAGGGCATACGATTTCCGTATTTTCTAGAAACGAAATCGGGGAAATGTCCATCAGCATCAACGAATTTAATAAAAAGGTAAAAAACGTTCTTGGTAAAATATCCGATGCATCTTCTAATCTCGCCTCCTCGTCGGAAGAAATGTCGGCGACTTTGCGATCGATTTCGGATAACGCGCAAGGGCAAGCGGCTTCCGCGGAGGAAATTTCCGCCTCTATAGAGGAAATTTCGGCGGGAATGGACTCCATCTCCTACCAAACGGAAGAACAGGTGAGACTTTTGGATAGACTCGGCGGGGAAATGAATGAATTTTCGGCTTCGATACGAAATACTTCCAAAAACGTCGAAGATACTTTAGGACAGGTAAAGAGAATCACGGAGGATGCGAAGAAGGGTGGAAAAACCCTCGAATTGACCAACGCAAGTATCGGAAAAATTTCCCGCAGTTCCGAAGAGATCAGCGGCGTAATCGAAATTATCACGAATATATCGGAGCAAATTCATTTACTTGCCTTAAACGCTGCGATCGAAGCAGCCAGGGCTGGAAATGCCGGGAAAGGATTTGCGGTGGTTGCGGACGAAATTTCCAAGCTTGCTGACAAAACATCGAACAGTACGAAAGATATAGAAGAAATCATTCAATCCAACGAAGCGGAAATCGGAATCGGAGTCGGTAATATCAAAGAGACCGTAGCCGTTATCGGCGGGATTATTCGCGATATTCAAATCATCTACGATAGAATGTCCGAAGTGTCTTCCTTCATGGGCGAACAGTTAAAACGGAACGAATCTGTTAATCGAAGTGGCGTAGAGGTAAAGAGCAGATCGGATTCGATTCGCGCCGCCGTTCAGGAGCAGAAATTGGCGATCGAAGAAATCGCAAGAACTATATCGAACATAAACGATTTAACTCAGTCCAACGCCGCTTCGTCGGAAGA